The following is a genomic window from Xyrauchen texanus isolate HMW12.3.18 chromosome 6, RBS_HiC_50CHRs, whole genome shotgun sequence.
GTTTGGACTCTGtgctttgactttttttttttacttttccgaCTACTACAATAAAAATAGCTGCAGTGGGCTCACCTCTATTAAACCGGCTGTTACTTACAAGATGTGAGGAATTTACATGTTGGCTACCAGCCAGTTGAGAGAAACAGAGGGGCCTTTGCAGTGTGGAGCTTTCCCTGCAGTAGCTCCCTTCTTTCACTCCGGTAATACACGCATGTATATCATTGTACAGGCAAGCACCATTACATTCCTAAACATTTTATTGGTTATTACAATGTCTGGATCACATGCAAACCAGTTCAATAACATCCACTATGCTCCATTGACTATTACACTTGAATTTGCATAGATTTATGGACTACAATGTAGCTGCTCTGGGTAACATCACCAGAGTACAAAGGTTATCAACCATCCAAAATTTGAGTAAACTGAAAATCTAGTATATGCTGAgatatagatacacacacacacacacacacacacacacaaactttttgGTGGCacaaaatgcaagttttcatCCTATTTGTGGCAGCACTTTATTAAAAAGTTCTGAAAGTTGATCTACAACCCAATCAACACTTGTGCTGAAAGTTTCTTAATCCAAACACAAGAACATCCATAATGGATTCAGTATAGTGACACAGGAAGTCCTCTTGACCCAATTATTTTTCAACTTGTAATACAAACAAAGAATGTGCTTCCTCTTCATATGGGTTACCTCGTTGTTTATATCAAAGACTCCCTCTTGGATCTTTTCATAAATCTCCTTGGCCGTGTTGATAAATGcctgaaacaaaaaaagaataaagaccaAATTAAACAAATCTAGGCAAAAATGCAATCCTCTTAACTGCTTGACCTATCATATAAAGGATTCAAGTTTTAAGTGTAGCACTACATCATTGACCAATGAGTAATACTAATCAAAATTATCAAAGAATAATTTTGTCAGATAAAACAGTAAGGATCATCTTGACATGTTCAAATGCAAAAATAAGCAAAGTTTTTACAGTTGAAGGCTGGTGCCCCCATCTGGCTGTAAGTGGTCATGTCTATTATTACTGTACTCAAGACGAGCACATTGGTCACCCAGAGAAAATAAACATGGCAGAGGCTCCGGCTCACCCTTAAAGTGTCAAGACCTGCCATAGGCACTTTGTAGTCTAATTAACAGAGATGCTTTGCTTTTCGGTGGAACTACCCCTCAACTCTCCAGAGCAACATTCCTCTGCGGCTCAATtaccattgagagagagaaagagattgctGAACAAGTGCCGCAGATGTTTGTGCTTGTATCAGTGTGTGTGGCAGGGAATCCATGAATATGCATGAACCTTAAATAGAAGATTGAATCGTCATAAAGGGGTGGGGGAAGGGTCAGGAGAATTCACACGACACTAATGAGACAAATTAATCATTGAGGTGGCTTAGAGTGGGAGAATGGGGGAGGGACTTGCACAATTTAACACCCCACTCTTTTAAAGCCAGCTCTGAGCCCTGCTTTAGCTTCTTGGCTCCAACCGCACAGAACCAAATGTTTTCTCCCCAGTTTGTGTATCCCTAGGGCGTTATCTGTATTCATGTATGTGCAAATGTTTTCACACAAGGACCCAAACATAAATCATCACACAAGCACTCAAGACCTCCTTGCCATACAAGTGCTACTTTACCTCTTCTACATTTGATGCAGTCTTTGCAGAAGTCTCCATAAAGATCAGACCGTGTTCTCTGGCAAAGGCCTCTCCTTCCTCTTTCTTCACCTCTCTCCGTGACTCCAAATCACTGCCATGAGAAATCAAGTCTTTTTttgatcaaaataattttgattgcatgCCACAGTGCATGTCTGCATTTCCTAAATACTAGACTGTATTAAACTGCAATTCCTGTATATTAAGGGTTTCCTCCCCCTTGAGTCAATTCCAAACTGTACCTAAAGCATTGTCAATGGATCATTAATTTCAGTTTTTCAAATTTCTTTTGTGAAGAgtaaatattttgtacatttcaTAAAATTTTTTCACATCTCATTTAAATTATATTGGCCAACGGACACCATGCTCTCTTGATATTGGTATGGGTTCATAAATCGTGTTTGACTTCTACTGTCTAAACTTGTGCAATTTGTACTAAAGTATTGGACTAACCTTTTATTTCCAATGAGCATGATGACCATGTTAGAGTTGGAATGTTGACGAGCATCTTCTAACCAAGTTGTCAAGTGATTAAAGGTGTCCCTTCTGCATATACATTGAAcattaaacaacacacacaaaaaaatactcGAGCAAAACTGAGTGACTTCAACTTTAGTTATCATTGCAGTGCAGCACTGAACCTAAAGTATAAAAGACAATTAAGGCAGAAGAGCTACAGAAATATGACAGCCAAATGATGGTCTGGTCTCACCTTGTGATATCATAAACTAGGAGAGCTCCAGCCGCACCTCTGTAGTAAGACCTGGTGATTGAGCGGAAGGACTCCTGTCCGGCCTGGAACACACAAAAATGCAATCATTACAACATAAGTAATAGCCAGTTAATAAGGAACAATCAGATGCCAACAAATGTCCACTaggtatgttgcttctcaagtttaTGCACTACAATCCCTACAGCCCAGTGGTGTATTGGTTCATCCAGCTCTAAAATACCACAGTATAAGACAGATTTCCATTGTTGAGCCTTCCTTCCGCAAATGCTGAGTGCCTATGGATTCTGATGAACAGCGACTTCACATGTACGGACAGTCGACTCTCCATCCCCCCCCCAGTTCTTCTCTAGAGCATGGCTTCTGTCCAATAAGAGGGCTCCAAGCACACAGCCACCGTTCAGGAGTGTGTTATGGTATAAGATGGCCTTTGGTCAACCCACCCCCTCTGACAGCAGGCAAATAAGCCAGGAGCCCATATTTGAATTCAATAACCCATTCTCCGGGGCAGCTGTTAACATTAGTGTTAATGGAGCCCATTGTGGATAAATGATAGATGACACCATTATGCCTGCCATCTGCTGGAGTGAAAGGTTACAGGAAGGCCAGACATGCAGATTTCTCCTGTTACTTAATTTAACACCCCCCCCATCTTCTCTAGTTTTATCACAGAAAGCTAGATGAAATAACCTTTAAATGTGccataaataatttatttcaagacATGGTACGATCAAGGTGGCATCAACGTAGCATGGCTACAAGACAGCACACCAAACATATACCACATGAACTCCTAATTATCCTGACATTAGATGTTTCATAAGATAGTCTCACCCATGCAAATTGCCAATAAAAATTAGAGATGTGCAGAACAactaatttcactgacgtttaaacAAAACTTTGAGTTGACTAAtctaaaatgaaagcaaaaaaaaataaaaatttcaaatacttaatctattcaaaatctgactctaaattctgatgaaaaggggcatttatctgcgaCATGCTGTCCTGTATTatcatcattgtacattaaatatagaacatgccATGTATTCACCTTTAGCGAATATAGGTTTATTTATTGACCAATAGCGCAACCCAAATAGCCTATTCTAAATGGAATTTAGAAAAAAGGATTAGTTAAataaaaatttgctgataatttactcaccctcaagccatccaagatgtaggactttctttctacatcagaacaggatttaagatttttagcaagtgtcccaggtttttagcttcattcaatgctagtgaatggaCACCAATATTTGACGATCCAATAAGCACACTtagtcagcatcaaagtaattcACACTACTgtgtattaattatatttaaaatgtgtaacattaataTGAAAGTATTTAAGTGCAGCCTCTACAAAAATATAAAGTCAAATGTAAATGCGTAAAAAGGTTGGACagtttaaaggggaaaaaaaattaccgactagtaattccagtgtcgacaAGCAGCATCAGAACTGTTTTGTCTactagttttgcacatccctaataaaaataaataaattgtatttaacgTGAGTCAAGGCATTTTTTTGTATAGCGcatttcaaaacacacacagttttaaagcagctttacagaagattaaGGAATAATTGAAAGAtcatgaattgtgtttaaaaagtaATTCACACTACTCCAGCcgagtagtggtggtggcgtagtgggctaaagcactaaactattaagcagaaggttgtcggttcgatactgtgggtggtggctgtgggtaccttgtccttgagcaaggcacttaactccaggttgctccgggggggttgtccctgtaataagggctctgtaagtcgcttttggataaaagcgtctgcataattgtttttataaccccagtgggcaagccaaaggcgactgtggcaaggaacacaaaacttcataagatgttggttaatggagaaaaataaccttgggagaaaccagactcactgtgggggccatttcccctctggctaacatcatgaatataatgccaaaattATTTATGTGACTTTATTTAACTTACAAAATTGACACCAGCAGTACACATACATATCTGGTTTGAGTCTCTTAATCTAACTATAAACTGAAATAAGACagtataacattaaaatacacaagtTCTGACAGTGTGCGCAGAGTGCACAGCATCATGGACATGGCTTATACTTTGTCTCTCTCTGGTGGTCAAAATGTCTAGGCACAGCTGTATAatctttattttttcataacagcATTCATTATAAAAGGATGATTAAAGGATATGTTCCAGGtgtaatacaagttgagctcaactGACAGTCTTTGTGGCTAATGTTCATTAACAAGAAAAATAATTTAGACCTTTGTTTATTTCAAAGTCAAAATAGCACTTACAGTAAGAACAATGGACGTGAATGAGGTCAgtccaataaataaacaaacattgaaACATTAACAGAGTTTCAAAGTTTAACTTTGCGAAGATTCCTGTGGTCAGGTCTGCTCATAATGATCACAAAATATTTACTGCAATATTGCAACAACATACAGttgaatcagaagtttacatacaccttggccaaatacatttaaactcagtttttcacaattcctgatatttagtcttagaaaacattgcctgtcttaggtcagttaagatcactactttattttaagaatgtgaaatgtcagaataatagaagagaaaattatttatttcagcttttatttctttaatcacattccttttagacggatcgggtattggTCCGACAAGCTCAATCCAAAtacgatactgtgtgttagtcatgtccGTTGctgtaaagctaaaaaaaaatgacataatagaaccataaaaactagggatgcaccgatccgatacctggattgttatcagctccgatactgacatttttaaacaGATCGGGTATTGGTCCGACGAGCCAAATCAAAATCAGATACAGTATGTTAGTCAAGTCCGTTGCTGTAACgctaaaaaaaatgacataatagaaccataaaaaaaaaagttaatatgacttgtgcattttatataaAGCCACATGAAGACGTTGCAATAGCTATGTGAATCACAAAAgcctgtgtttaataagtaaatatataaatgaacgGCGCTaatatgttcacacacacacacacacacacatggctatttttagcctcacgcggtgtgcaatatttgagcgctactcactaACATCTCAGATAtggatgctcaatagttcggtgcacttataatatgcatttagaactgcactggaggtgcatttttaccagaatttgaataagaagtgaattaaactactgtgaacttgcctacaaacagacacactcttggagagttcagaatgtcaaaataaaagtgtgaggatTTAAAAGATAAAGGTGTGATTGAGACATattattatgatatatatatatatatatatatatatatatatatatatatatatatatatatatatatatatatatatatatatatatatatatatatataacaaatgcattacattgttgtggcagaagagttaattatTGATgagaccattcaaaaagcggctttaaaatacaatgtattgtttactaccatattactgatcatgagtcaatcattggcacacagttcacagcaatccatttcacatgtgaatttgtgaatcagttcgagatttattatgagggcttgtttaaggacccgtcaatgtacacctgcgtcagacattattataatctttttttttttttaaacaagccaggggtatacatagtacacaatactaacaaatatattttacaataatgccaagacattatattcattacatattgcaatggtttaataataaaacgtctttataaagcaaagaaaaactagataAAACAAATCTTTCTCCAAAATACTAGTGtagacacattcccaaaaaatgtgaggggcagattaatctacagcattactgaaggagcaaagtggatctatttcagggagcatgtttcgtAAATAAacattgactgggtaaaaacggtgtaacagtttaaaggacacctccttaaccttgttggtaattaaatatttgtgaggtaaagacactgcgtcagacatgcttgtgtcacgccttgggtgtgttgcgtcagaaaaataaaatgtttaggtcactgtgtcatgttaaatatagtttaatactcaatctttaaacacatcttgagatcccctagtttgcatttgcgctccttcaagtgttttgaacacaagaacgtaatgcatgtttgtgttgtgtgtccgctgaagggttgttaatgttttgttcactgtaataaactgtgttgctcacacagctgaaatgtcacttactgccctctggagtaaacaggtggtactacaagcatgcatttctcaggaaagcattgcgattaattgcgttcatttttaattaataatgtgtagttagaggtttgtgtttctttacatattaaagagcacacccaaatAGTTCCACAccattatgcaaaaaaaacaacattggtaTCAGATCGAGATACGAGATATGAGATATCCGATATCGGAATcgaaagagaaaaagtggtattggtgcataaattagttcatatgactcgtgtatttgattcaaagccacttgaagacatgtgttagctctgtgaatcacaaaaggctgtgtttaataagtaaaaataTAGTATGCACAGCGCAAGCAcgttagtgaatggcgctgctctgttgacacaaacttatgcacaggctggtgatgcatTAGCGGCTATTattagccttcacagcggtgcgcaatatttgagggctactcaagaacagcatctcagatgtagatgctcaatagtttataatatgcatttagaactgcactggaggtgcatttgaccagaatttgaataagaagcgaataaactactgtgaacctgcctacaaacagacatatGCAGGACTttctggagagtttagaatgtcaaaataaaagcgtgagggtttaaaaaatgcatgatttaaatatattacggTTTAAAAtttaaagtcaataataataataataaaaatgtttactgtCATCATGAgtttttgtttacaatttataacaatatttaagttgaatgggttccaaaaaataactgtgtgaaaagtggactgatgatttacaactaaatgaaaaaaaaaaataatatctgaatagtttaaagtccagatgcaagttgaagcATTTTTGGggaaaacataataaataataaaaataaagtgtttcttaataagctatacatttataatgtgtagttagaggtttgtgtttctttacatattaaagagtactccaaattagttccacacaataatgtaaagatattctaaactgatttggaaaaaaacaacactgggatcggcagatactgagatttctgatatcggaagagaaaaagtggtctcggtgcatccctaattcccagtgggtcagacgtttacatacactttgttagtatttggtagcattgcctttaaatagtttaacttcggtcaaacattttgggtagactTCTACCTGGAATTTttcagttgctggaattttggcccattcctccatacagaactggtgtaaccgagtcagctTTGTAGGTGTCCTtgttcacacatgctttttcagttctgcccacacattttctatcggatcGATGTaatggctttgtgatggccactccaataccttgactttgttgtccttaatccattttgccacaagtttggaggtatgtttgggatcattgtccatttggaagacccatctgcgaccgagctttaacctCCTGGATGTCGTCTTGAAGTGTTGCCTCAATatgtccacataattttccttcctcatgatgccatctatttggtgaagtgcaccagttcctcctgcagcaaagtacccccacaacataatgctgccacccccatgcttcacgattgggatggtgttcttcatctttcaacctcaccctttttcctccaaacacaaagatggtcattatgaccaaacagttacatttttgattcatcagaccagaggacatttctccaaaaagtaagatctttgtccccatgtgcacttgcaaactgtagtctggcttttgttatggcagttttggagtagcctttcaggttatattgaTATAAGACtccttttactgtggatatagatacttttctaccagtttcatccagcatcttcacaaggtcctttgcttttgttctgggattgatttgcacttttcgcaccaaactactttcatctcagtagacagaatgcgtcttcttcctgagcagtatgatggcggTGTGGTcttatggtgtttatacttgtaccCCGTGCATCTGTACGAACAATAGTACACCTTCAGGCatatggaaattgctcccaaggacgaACCAGacttggaggtccacaattgtttttctgaggtcttgggaTTTCCCCATGATTTAAAGCAAGTagcgagtttgaaggtaggccttaaaatacatccaaaggtATACctctccaattgactccaattagcttaTAAGACGCTAATTgcttaaaggcttgacatcattttctggaaattcaagctgcttaaaaggcacagataacttagtgcaagtaaacttctgacccactggaattgtgatagtcagttaaaagtgaaacaatctgtcagtaaacaattgttggaaaacgtATTCATGTCGTGcaaaaagtagatgtcctaaatgacttccCAAAACTATAATATTCTTCTATGAAATCTCTGGAGTGGTTAAATAAACGAGTTTTAATGAATTCAATTCaagtctatgtaaacttctgacttcaaatgtatacagtatacattgCTGGCATAGCATTTAAGTCAATTACGACAAGGGTTTGTTGTAAGCTCAGTTACACAGAATGTTTATGGAAAATTAAGCATTATTCAAGGTTGCAGATTTTGAAAAATACATACTGAAGTCTATATGAAACAGCAAACGATGTTTCCTTAC
Proteins encoded in this region:
- the LOC127644963 gene encoding ras-related protein Rab-2A; its protein translation is MAYAYLFKYIIIGDTGVGKSCLLLQFTDKRFQPVHDLTIGVEFGARMITIDGKQIKLQIWDTAGQESFRSITRSYYRGAAGALLVYDITRRDTFNHLTTWLEDARQHSNSNMVIMLIGNKSDLESRREVKKEEGEAFAREHGLIFMETSAKTASNVEEAFINTAKEIYEKIQEGVFDINNEANGIKIGPQHAATNSSMGGSQGGQQAGGGCC